Proteins co-encoded in one Leptodactylus fuscus isolate aLepFus1 chromosome 4, aLepFus1.hap2, whole genome shotgun sequence genomic window:
- the ZNF804B gene encoding zinc finger protein 804B isoform X2, translated as MTKGYAEKGKSIANALEDLKANFYCELCDKQYHKHQEFDNHINSYDHAHKQRLKELKHREFARNVASKSWKDEKKQEKALKRLHQLAELRKQPDCVAEEVPLFKAPRLKGPQEDLGTGKDDNIANVRCEVLCSPEAVTSSSSSGSTEDKKPDTLFDGEVLKDGSCCFVGNQNQIQVPLSNSSSANNRAGVSFCFSKKALLKLDSSASVFNESLDEVNEYNQFLHHKAKQMSVSFRHYAHLNESAAETSVLSQPDETDMSLPDNTPANAEKLKDDKGSQENSKEQSEVVQSNITAKMHPPDTSCTDQPSQKEVNVPSETEPTSETTTEASCQMQSSEQETCSSKHSVADAILIEHFSNLLSQKHAEDSCKSKEENCEASNDLQENPSECPVPEHSLGESVNTNTHAKALSFLSVLSKDGNTILQWPTELVLFTKTQPSISYACNPLYFDFKCSPKNKMRKPNEGENGRSNDNDQRSRSYEDKTSGINGERTVGSGMESPSLEPKSFTNLEDLADKDMDRPMMEFTHKAKKTNGNDSDPQLSTYSNHSRKCFRRDSYHSRKRKRSSHGQSDHCMVKENRHCKEKYKRRRYSHQDGLLKNKSYSSKRSLASRQEDILSGENSDGWKESDSDTNSDISHKTSSSRWSYSSSSISTGSSCRYKDLLSKASSHEASTKEGNVRSAKHKDDISSESDYFNDDKKVNCKCKRHKHNTFSEVSKNEYLEHWLCSKHARNKHRSWKKQNDLHPDGEKFNSRQGDDTEIFEIVESRVENPSASLEEKIDLPSPSRSPINIERSESCATKDFLHCQPQEVAPILVNCRENSSKNIVEPEEDNEQEQLDSDLHLDGKSASTQTVGDNNRTKDLEVNFCGPLESSSLECDKVGFEKVETPLHDEAKCSSNNLDLCSKNDISRPHNGSEGCDVTVVANCDNLVLDDVIHIDTETRTEIEERNGQFISEEQPIMQCPDPVHLNLTCPLPSLRHPGGIDSPETKEEPLRLGRPDVNTKPGLVDGNLKCFYDSTMQDFRKMDNRLHHKSSGPPLAQQPVTFSPDEVDKYKILQMQAQQHMQKQLLTKHFKALPTNGSAVFSTAQTIQPVSIQHHPSITTIHHALMQRYAVTASMHSHVNHFPLPHLNPFPQSQFPPISLPSSLTPTLFPTPPPIIGHALAHPLHLVSTAAIHPPHLTIQAIPHATLIPAIFAPHPNTGMHPTLQLHPLIHPLFQGQEFHHHSGSGHLH; from the coding sequence TGTTGCAGAAGAGGTTCCACTATTTAAAGCGCCCAGATTGAAAGGACCCCAGGAAGATCTCGGTACTGGAAAGGATGATAACATTGCAAATGTGAGATGTGAAGTTCTGTGCAGTCCAGAAGCCGTCAccagcagcagtagcagtggtAGCACCGAAGATAAGAAACCAGACACATTATTTGATGGAGAGGTCCTGAAAGACGGCAGCTGCTGCTTTGTTGGAAATCAGAACCAGATACAGGTTCCCCTCTCGAACAGCAGCAGTGCCAACAATAGGGCAGGCGTCTCGTTCTGCTTCTCTAAGAAGGCATTACTAAAGCTGGATTCTTCTGCATCGGTTTTCAATGAAAGCCTGGATGAGGTAAATGAATACAACCAATTCCTTCACCATAAAGCAAAGCAAATGTCTGTAAGCTTTCGACACTATGCACACCTAAATGAAAGCGCGGCAGAAACCAGCGTGTTGTCTCAACCAGATGAAACAGACATGTCCCTGCCAGACAACACGCCTGCAAATGCAGAGAAGTTAAAAGATGACAAAGGCAGTCAGGAAAACTCAAAGGAGCAGAGCGAAGTCGTCCAATCAAACATAACAGCAAAAATGCATCCTCCAGACACTAGTTGCACAGATCAACCGAGTCAAAAAGAAGTAAACGTTCCTTCCGAGACCGAGCCAACTTCTGAGACTACAACAGAAGCCAGTTGCCAAATGCAAAGCAGCGAACAAGAGACTTGTTCCAGCAAACACTCAGTTGCAGATGCAATATTAATTGAGCATTTTTCCAATTTACTTTCACAAAAACATGCCGAGGATAGCTGCAAGTCAAAAGAAGAAAATTGTGAGGCGTCTAATGATCTTCAAGAAAACCCAAGTGAATGCCCAGTCCCGGAGCACTCATTAGGTGAATCTGTAAATACCAATACTCATGCCAAGGCACTATCTTTTCTTAGTGTTTTGAGCAAAGATGGCAATACCATTCTCCAGTGGCCCACAGAACTTGTTTTGTTTACAAAAACACAGCCTTCGATATCTTACGCCTGCAACCCATTATATTTCGACTTTAAATGTTCTCCAAAAAATAAGATGAGGAAGCCAAATGAAGGAGAAAATGGAAGATCTAATGATAACGATCAACGTAGTAGAAGCTATGAGGACAAGACCTCAGGTATAAATGGTGAGAGAACGGTGGGAAGTGGAATGGAGAGTCCATCTTTAGAGCCAAAGAGTTTCACGAACCTAGAAGACTTGGCAGACAAAGACATGGACCGACCAATGATGGAATTCACACACAAAGCCAAGAAAACGAATGGTAACGACAGTGACCCTCAACTTTCCACCTATTCTAATCATTCTCGGAAATGTTTTCGTAGGGATAGTTACCATTCCAGAAAACGCAAAAGATCTTCACATGGTCAATCGGACCACTGCATGGTTAAAGAAAATAGACATTGTAAGGAAAAATACAAAAGACGGAGATATTCACACCAAGATGGTCTTCTAAAGAATAAGTCATATAGCTCAAAGAGGTCTCTGGCGAGTCGGCAGGAAGATATTTTGTCAGGGGAAAACAGTGATGGTTGGAAGGAGTCTGACAGTGATACAAATTCGGATATATCTCATAAAACGTCCTCCTCACGGTGGTCCTATTCTAGTTCTTCCATAAGCACTGGTTCCTCATGCAGATATAAAGACCTTCTCAGCAAGGCATCGAGTCATGAAGCCTCCACTAAGGAAGGTAACGTAAGATCGGCAAAGCACAAAGATGATATATCTTCGGAAAGTGACTACTTTAATGATGATAAGAAGGTAAATTGCAAATGCAAGCGTCATAAGCACAATACATTTAGTGAGGTATCGAAGAATGAATACTTAGAGCATTGGCTTTGCTCCAAACATGCAAGGAACAAGCATCGTTCTTGGAAAAAACAAAACGACTTGCATCCCGATGGAGAAAAGTTTAATTCCAGACAAGGGGATGATACTGAAATTTTTGAGATTGTTGAGTCAAGGGTTGAAAACCCTAGTGCTTCCCTTGAAGAAAAGATTGACCTTCCAAGTCCCTCCAGAAGTCCAATTAATATAGAACGTTCTGAGAGTTGTGCCACAAAAGACTTCCTTCACTGTCAGCCCCAAGAGGTGGCACCTATTTTGGTAAACTGTAGAGAAAATAGTTCCAAAAATATAGTAGAACCTGAAGAGGACAATGAGCAAGAACAATTGGATTCAGACTTGCATTTAGATGGTAAATCGGCCTCAACGCAAACAGTTGGAGACAACAACAGAACAAAGGATCTTGAGGTGAACTTTTGTGGACCCTTGGAAAGTTCTTCTCTAGAGTGTGACAAAGTAGGTTTTGAAAAGGTGGAGACACCATTGCATGACGAAGCAAAATGTAGTAGCAACAATTTAGATCTTTGTAGTAAGAACGACATTAGCCGTCCACACAATGGGTCAGAGGGCTGTGACGTCACAGTGGTGGCCAATTGTGATAACCTTGTTTTGGACGATGTCATTCACATAGATACAGAAACCAGAACTGAAATCGAGGAACGAAACGGACAATTTATTAGTGAAGAACAACCAATTATGCAATGCCCTGACCCAGTTCACCTTAACTTGACATGTCCATTGCCCTCTCTCAGACATCCCGGTGGAATCGATTCACCAGAGACCAAAGAAGAACCATTGAGATTGGGGCGGCCTGATGTAAATACAAAACCGGGTCTTGTAGATGGAAATCTAAAATGTTTTTATGACAGTACTATGCAGGATTTTAGGAAAATGGACAATAGGTTGCATCATAAGTCATCGGGTCCTCCTTTAGCACAACAGCCTGTAACATTTTCCCCAGATGAGGTTGATAAGTATAAAATATTACAAATGCAGGCGCAACAGCATATGCAGAAACAGCTGTTGACCAAGCATTTCAAAGCTTTACCAACCAATGGCTCAGCTGTTTTCTCAACCGCACAAACCATTCAGCCGGTGTCCATCCAACATCATCCCTCCATCACCACCATCCACCATGCACTGATGCAACGATATGCCGTCACAGCGTCCATGCACTCCCACGTCAACCATTTTCCATTGCCCCATCTTAATCCTTTCCCCCAGTCTCAGTTCCCCCCTATTTCTCTTCCTTCGTCCTTAACCCCCACCCTGTTTCCAACTCCGCCACCCATCATTGGGCACGCACTGGCACACCCGCTACACTTAGTTTCCACAGCAGCCATTCATCCTCCGCACTTGACCATCCAAGCCATACCTCACGCCACACTCATACCAGCCATCTTCGCACCCCACCCCAACACAGGTATGCACCCCACACTCCAATTACACCCCTTAATCCATCCGTTGTTCCAAGGGCAGGAGTTTCACCACCATTCCGGGTCTGGTCACCTCCATTAA